TCGGCGGGGGTTTTTCATTTTTCGCTTTTCGTATTTCTGGCCCGTTCACGAATTCTGTACCTTCCATTACACTTAGTATTGATGCCGTTTAGCATCAAATAATAAGGTTAGCGCCTTATTGGGTGTTGCTAAAGAGGGGAATAAAAATGATCATCGGTATGAAATAAAAATAAAATGGATACTAAAAAAATAGTAATGTTTCTTAACAGTCCTGTATTTTTAAAGCGTTCAATGCTGTCATTGATACTATTAGCTGTGCTTTTCCCTGTTACCCGGCTCGTATCGCCAGCAGCTATCATTGATGACGAACATATATTCCTGGCCTGGCTGCCCATGGGAGCCATTCTTGCGGTCACATTATTATTTGGCTGGGCGGCTATTTTACCGGTTTTCCTCTCTTCGCTGTTTTCCTGCTATATGTTTGTGGGGCTCGACGGGCTGCAAAGTAGCGCGATTGCGCTCTCTCTTACGCTGCCTGTCGGGCTCACCTCTGCGCTGATGTACAGCCGCAAGGGGCGGCGCTGGCGCTACGGCATACTCTCCAGGGGGCTGGGGCAGCGTCTGTTCTGGCTGTGTTTCTTCACCCCCTGTTGTACGAAGATTTGTATGCTGATTATGGGGTACCTGATACCCTTCCCGGATGCAATGGCAGGCTACCTGGGTAAAGGAACGATGCTGGTCGGTATTACGGATATTCTCAGTCTGATAGCTTCCGCACTAATATTTACCCCGCTATTTTATTATCCGCTGCGCATGCTAATTAGCCCGGTATTCGCCCGAAGTTTCTGGCAAATGTCTATTGCCAGAAATTTCCGTAAAGAAGTTCGTATATATACTGTTTGCTGGTGTCTTTTTCTTATCTGTTTCCTGCTTTTATTCTGTATTCATTCAAAAACAATATTTATTTCCAGTTATCTTATCCCGTTTTTGTTTATATTCTTTACTCACGGAATTCAACGGCTTACCCGGGAGTTTGTCAGCCTGATGTGGGTCGCCACGTCCTGGGCGCTGCTGAGCTGGAATCAGGGCTTTCTCTATGGGGTGCAGGGCGATGATGCGCTCTCCTTTGTGCTGTCGGCCTTTATCTCATTTACGGTGTGTATGCTGTATATGATGCAGGTGTATCACCGCAATGAGCGCCTGCGGCGGGTCTATCTCTCCCTGGCGTTGACTGACCCGCTCACCCAGTTGCCCAATATGCGTGCCATGGAGCAGCATATCGCCACCTGGAAGCAGGGGGCTCTGTGCTGCCTGCGGATGAATAATCTGGATTTCCTCAGCCGCCACTACGGCATGATGATGCGGGTACACTGTAAACGCGTCGCCACCCGCACCATGGCGCCTTATCTGCAGGAAGGGGAGCTGATTTTTCAGCTTCCGGGGAACGAACTGCTGATGTTTTTGCGCGGCGGCGATATTGAAGGGCGGCTCAGCGCGAAAATGGCGCTGCTGAATAACCGTAAAATCCCCTGGAACAATACCCTGCTGGATGTGGAGTACAGCGCCTCCTGGGGTGCGGTCTCCCGGCCTGGTCCTGATGAGCTTCAGCGGTTACTGGGCCAGCTCAGTTACCTGTCGGAGCTGGCCAGCACCAGTGGCGGCGTGGTGGGGCTGGATAGCCAGCTGGAGGTTGTCGAAGGGCAAACCAGCGCCATGGTGCGCATGCTGCGAATTGTCCGGGAAACCATCGAGCAGGATAAGCTGGAGCTCTACATTCAGCCGATTGTGAACCGCAAGGGTGCCGGTTATAACGAAATCCTGACCCGGATACACTATGACGGCGACATCATTACGCCTGGCGAATTTATGCCGGTCGTGGCCGAGTTCAACCTGAGTGTGCGCTTTGATATGCAGGTTATCTCCCGGCTGGTGAGCTGGCTGAGCCAGTACGACCGGGGGGGAAGTGATGCGCTGTTTTCCGTCAACCTGATGCCGCTGACCCTGATGACCAAAGACGTGGCGGCCAATATTGTGGCGCTGTTTCGCCGCACGGGTGTGCCGGTCAGCCGGGTTATCATCGAAGTGACCGAAGCGCAGGCCTTCTCTGATGACGACATCCCGCTGGAGAACATCCGCTATCTGCGCCGCAGCGGCTTTCGTATTGCGATTGATGATTTTGGCACCGGTTATGCCAACTACGCGCGGCTTAAGAATCTGGAAGCGGATATTATCAAAATCGACGGGAGCTTTATCCGCGATATCTGCGTCAGCAATGTGGACTATCTGATTGTTAACTCCATCTGCCAGCTGGCGAAAGCCCGGGGGCTGACGGTGGTTGCCGAGTTTGTGGAGAGTGAAGAACAGCGCAATCTGCTGCTGGCCATGCGTGTTGACTACCTGCAAGGCTACCTGCTGGGTAAGCCGCGCCCGCTCAACAGCCTGTGCTGACAGCAAAAAAGCCATTCTGCACAGGGCAGAATGGCCTTTTTTACGGTAAGCGGGTGCCGGTCAGATAACCAGCGCGGCAATCGATGCCGAGAGAATACTCACCAGGGTTGAGCCATAGACCAGCTTCAGGCCAAAGCGGGAAACCACATTTCCCTGCTCCTCATTCAGCCCCTTAATCGCCCCGGCAATAATCCCGATGGACGAGAAGTTGGCAAAAGAGACCAGGAAGACGGAAACAATCCCCTCAGTGCGCGGCGCAAGCCCGGCAGAGATTTTTTGCAGATCCATCATCGCCACGAACTCGTTAGAGACCAGTTTGGTTGCCATAATACTGCCCACCTGCAACGCCTCGCTGGAGGGAACCCCCATAATCCAGGCCACCGGATAGAAGATATAGCCCAGGATCCCCTGGAAGGAGATCCCCAGTACCGCCGCGAACAGGGCGTTAAGTGCGGCGATAAGGGCGATAAAACCAATCAGCATCGCGGCAACGATAACCGCCACTTTGAAACCGGCCAGAATGTACTCACCGAGCATTTCAAAGAAACTTTGCCCTTCGTGGATATTGGACATTTGCAGGTTTTCTTCGCTGGCATCTACCCGGTAGGGGTTTATCAGCGACAGCACAATAAAGGTACTGAACATGTTCAGCACCAGTGCGGCGACCACATACTTAGGCTGCAGCATTGTCATGTAAGCGCCCACAATCGACATGGACACGGTAGACATGGCGGTGGCGGCCATGGTGTACATGCGGTTGCGCGACATCTTGCCGAGGATATCTTTATAGGCAATGAAGTTTTCTGATTGTCCCAGGATCAGTGAGCTCACTGCGTTAAAGGATTCCAGCTTACCCATCCCGTTTATTTTAGACAGCACCGTACCGATGATACGGATAACAAAAGGCAGGACGCGAATATGCTGCAGGATACCGATCAGCGCGGAGATAAAAATGATCGGGCACAGCACCTTCAGGAAGAAGAACGCCAGCCCCTCATCGTTCATTTTGCCAAAGACAAAATTGGTCCCCTCGTTTGCGAAGCCAAGCAGCTTCTCAAACATTTCGGAGAACCCTTTAACGAACCCCAGGCCTATCTCCGAGTGCAGGAAGAACCAGGCCAGCAGTACCTCAATGACCAGCAACTGAATAACAAAGCGCAGGCGTATTTTTTTCCGGTCATGGCTGACCAGTAATGCCAGTAGCGCAACAACAGCGAGCGCTAAAACAAAGTGCAGAACACGGGACATGTTTGCTCCAACTATGATGTGGGTTTAATTTCTTTGCACATTCTATGTAACAAGAAATAAGAAAACGAGATTAAATCCACAACTATCGTGATGTCCTGTGACCGGTCGCAAAGTTCACTGGCTGCCATACTTATCTGTTCAGTTAATGAAATGATATTGATGTTGTGAATGTAAAGAGATAGTAAACTATAGCCGTCAAACTCATCACCCGTATTTCCCTGCCGGGTACGCACCGAAACCGGGCTACCCTACGGGGCTGAAAGCCACCGGCTCTCAGAGCAATTACTCTTTTTTATCTTAATGCACTTGATAATCATTCTCGCTTTGTTAGCATAAAACATAGCAAAGGCTATATTTACTTTAAGTTTACATCGTGGCCCGATCGGGCTGAGGCAGCAGATGACAAATAGTCGGGTAGTGAGAGAAGAGCAAGTGGTTCCGCGTAAGCTGCGTTTTGCTTTGCTGGGCCCGGCGTTTATTGCCGCCATTGGTTATATCGACCCGGGCAACTTCGCCACCAATATTCAGGCTGGCGCCAGGTTCGGCTACCAGCTGCTGTGGGTGGTTATCTGGGCAAACCTGATGGCGATGCTCATCCAGCTCTTGTCTGCCAAGCTCGGCATCGCAACCGGTAAAAACCTGGCCGAGCAGATCCGCGACCATTACCCGCGCCCGGTGGTGTGGCTGTACTGGATCCAGGCGGAGATTATCGCCATGGCTACGGATCTGGCGGAGTTTATCGGGGCGGCCATCGGCTTTAAGCTGGTGTTCGGGGTGTCGTTATTACAGGGGGCGGTGCTGACCGGTATCGCCACTTTCCTGATCCTGATGCTCCAGCGCAGCGGGCAAAAACCGCTGGAGAAAGTCATCGGCGGGCTACTGCTGTTTGTGGCCGCCGCCTATGTGGTGGAGCTGGTCTTCTCCCGCCCGGCGCTGACACCGCTGCTGCGCGGGGTGGTAATACCGGCACTGCCGGGCTCTGAGGCGGTATTCCTGGCCGCCGGTGTCCTGGGGGCGACCATCATGCCCCACGTTATCTATCTGCACTCCTCGCTGACCCAGCACATGCATGAGGGCAGCCTGCGGGAGCGCTACCGGGCCAGCCGCTGGGATGTGGGGATCGCCATGACCATCGCCGGGTTTGTCAACCTCGCGATGATGGCAACAGCCGCGGCCGCGTTTCATTTCTCCGGCCATCAGGATGTGGCTGAGCTGGAGCAGGCGTATCTGACGCTGGCACCGTTACTGAGCCACGGGGCGGCGGTGGTCTTCGGGCTGAGCCTGGTGGCGGCGGGGCTGTCATCTTCGGTGGTGGGAACCCTGGCAGGCCAGGTGGTGATGCAGGGCTTTGTGCACTTCTATATTCCCCTCTGGATCCGCCGCACACTGACGATGCTGCCGTCATTTGTGGTGATCCTGCTGGGGCTTAACCCGACACGTATTCTGGTGATAAGCCAGGTGGTGCTGAGCTTCGGTATTGCCCTGGCCCTGGTGCCGCTGCTGAAATTTACCAGCGACCGGCTGCTGATGGGGGAGCTGGTGAACAGCAAAGGGATCCAGTGGCTTGGCTGGGGGATTGTGGTGCTGGTGGTGGCCCTGAACCTGTGGCTGGTGGTCCAGCCGTTTACGGGCTGAGCGGGCAGCTAAACAAGCGCTAAAAAAACGGGCCGGAATTATCCGGCCCGTTTTTTATCGTGGGGCGATTAATGGTGGTGACCATGCCCGTGTCCCCGGCCCCGGCCGCGGTTATCGTGCCAGCCGTCCCGGTAGCCGCGCTCATAGGCCCGGTGTTTGTCCCAGCCCCGGGCACGGCCCGGAGGCCCGCCGCGCCACCAGCGATCACCCCGCCAGTGGTAGTGATTATGCCAGTAACCCCGGTCTCGCCAGCGGCCGCCGTCCCAGTAGTTACCGTAATTATCACGATCGCCTATTTGCAGCTTAATGGACGGCAACAGGGTTATCTCGTCTGCATAAGCCGTAACCACTGGAGCAGATAGCAGAAATACTGCCAGAATCAGTGATCTCAACATTGTACTCTTCCTTACGGTCGTGACCGTTATTGACCCGTTAACGCAATATTACGAACAGGTAAAGTCACCGTTGATTGGTTCCACTCTGAAAGTGACGGTGGAGAGCATTTTTTGCTAAAGACTCCCGACCCTCCGGTAACATTACCCCCGTGAACACAGCGTAAATATCTCTTTCCAGGTGCTATTGAAGGGGCTTTCTGGACATCGATCCCAACTCTTTAATACTCAAAGAAGCGAATTCCGGAAGGAGGGCAGGGTATGAAGATGCAATATACGGTTGCAGATTATCTACTCGACAGGCTGGCAGAATGCGGTGTCGGCCATCTGTTTGGCGTGCCGGGGGACTACAACCTGCAGTTTCTGGACCATGTTATCGCAAGCGAAAATCTGCGCTGGGTCGGGTGCGCCAACGAGTTAAACGCCGCCTACGCGGCGGATGGTTACGCCCGCTGCCGGGGCATGGGGGCACTGCTGACCACCTTTGGGGTCGGGGAGCTCAGCGCAATTAACGGTATCGCGGGCAGCTTTGCGGAGTATGTTCCGGTATTGCATATTGTCGGCGCCCCCTGCCTGAGCGTGCAGCAGCGGGGAGACTGCGTACACCATACCCTGGGGGACGGGAACTTTGACCACTTCCGGCGGATGAGTGAACCGGTATGCTGCGCCAGCGCCAGCCTGACCGCCAGCAACGCCTGCCGCGAGATTGACCGGGTACTCTCCCGGATGCGCCAGTGCCGCCGCCCCGGGTATCTGGTGCTGCCCGCCGATGTCGCCGTTTTACCGGCAATCCGGGTGGCGCAGGTTTTCACCGCCCCGGCAGAGGCCCCGGCCCCACAGGCGCGGCTGGCCGAATTCCAGGCCTGTGCCCGGGAGCGCATCGCCCACAGCCAGCATATGGCGCTACTGGGGGATGTGCTGGCGCTGCGCTTCGGGCTACAGCATACCCTGCGCCAGTGGGTAATGGAGTATCCGCTCCCCCACGCCACCCTGATGATGGGCAAAGGGCTGTTTGATGAATCCCGCCCCGGGTTTGTGGGCACTTACAGCGGAGCGGCCAGCCCGGAGCCGGTGCGGGCCGCCATTGAAGAGGCGGATCTGGTGCTGTGCATTGGCACCCTGTTTACCGATACTCTCACCGCCGGGTTTACTCAGCAGCTGCTGCCTGAGCAGACCATCGACGTGCAGCCGCAGGGCACCCGTATCGGCCAGCAGTGGTTTAGCGGCATCTCCATGGCGGAATCGGTTGATATTCTCCTGCGGCTCTGCCAGCAGCACCATCAGCACACCCCGTTTGTGGCGCGGGCAGAGCGCGCTGAGGCGCAGGCCCTGTCCGGTGACAGCGGCGGTGCCCTTGACCAGACGCGCTTCTGGCAGGTGGTGCAGCACGCGCTGCTGCCGGGGGACATTATCCTCGTGGATCAGGGCACCTCGGCGTTTGGTGCCGCAAATCTGCGCCTGCCGGCCGGGGCGTCGTTTATTGTCCAGCCCCTGTGGGGCTCGATAGGCTACAGCCTGGCGGCGGCATTCGGTGCCCAGACAGCCGAGCCCGGGCGGCGGGTGGTGCTGATCGTGGGTGACGGGGCGGCCCAGCTCACCATTCAGGAGATGGGCTCCATGCTGCGCGACGGGCAAAAACCGCTGATCCTGCTGCTCAATAACGGCGGCTATACGGTAGAGCGGGCGATCCACGGCCCGCACCAGCCCTATAACGACATCGCCGCCTGGAACTGGACCGCTATCCCCCACGCCTTACAGAGCGCGGCGCAGGCCCGCTGCTGGCGTGTGGAGCAGACCGCCCAGCTTGAGGAGGTGCTGCACCAGCTGGCGGCCCCGCAAGTGCTCTCGCTGGTTGAGGTGATTCTGCCGCCAATGGACATTCCCGTGCTGCTCTCCCGGGTGACCCGTTCCCTGGCGGCATGTAATGGCAGCGAGGAGGGCTAACCATCAGGCGCTGAAACGTTAAACCTGTTCTGTGATAAGGTTCAATATTTACACCCTGCGTGCCGCTGTGAACGTTGTTGTCCGGGAGCGATGATTTTACAGTGGTGCCAAGTGTTTTTTGACTTCAGGGGCAGTAAATAAATGACAAAGTATGCTTTGGTGGGCGATGTTGGCGGAACAAATACGCGCCTGGCGCTGTGTTGTCTGGAAAGCGGGGCGATTTCCCACATTCAGACTTACTCGGGGCTGGAGTACCCAAGCCTGGAAGCGGCGATACAAAACTATATTGCCGGGCAACAGGTGAGCATCAGCGACGGCTGCATCGCCATTGCCTGCCCCGTAACCGGTGACCGGGTGGCGATGACCAATCACAACTGGGCATTTTCGATTGCCGAAATGAAACGTAACCTCGGTTTTGCGCATCTGGAAGTGATTAACGATTTCACCGCCGTGTCGATGGCGATCCCGATGCTGAAACCGGAGGATGTTATCCAGTTCGGCGGCCAGGCGCCCCAGGCGAATAAACCCATTGCGGTATACGGCGCCGGTACGGGCCTTGGGGTATCACATCTGGTGCATGTGGAGAAACGCTGGGTAACCCTGCCCGGTGAAGGGGGCCATGTGGATTTCGCCCCCAACAGCGAAGAAGAGGCGCAAATCCTTGAGGTGCTGCGCAGCGAGCTGGGGCACGTTTCTGCCGAGCGGGTGCTCTCTGGCCCGGGGCTGGTGAACCTCTACCGGGCGATAGTCAAAGCCGATGGCCGCCTGCCGGACAATCTGCAACCCAAAGACATTACGAACCGGGCGCTGGATGACAGCGACACCGACTGTCGGCGTGCGCTGTCGCTGTTTTGTGTGCTGATGGGGCGCTTTGGCGGCAACCTGGCCCTGAATCTCGGCACCTTTGGCGGCGTCTATATTGCCGGTGGGATTGTGCCGCGCTTTATGTCTTTCTTTAAGGCTTCCGGGTTCCGGGGGGCCTTTGAGGATAAGGGCCGTTTTAAAGCCTATGTACAGGATATTCCGGTGTTCTTGATTACCCACCCGCAGCCGGGCCTGCTGGGCGCCGGTGCCTGGCTGCGCCAGACCCTGGGCCAGGTGCTCTGATCCCCCCAACGCCAGGGCCGCCGGGCCCTGGTTACAGATGCATTAACTGGCGGAACTCTTTCACCTTGCTGCGGCTGACCGGCACTTCAAAGTCCAGATCCCGCAGGCGCAGAATATAGGTGTTGTTAAACCAGGGTTCGATTTCACGGATCTTACTGATATTCACGCAGTATGAGCGGTGGCAGCGGAAGAAGTGGCTTTCCGGCAGGCGGCTGCAAAACTCGGTAATA
This Shimwellia blattae DSM 4481 = NBRC 105725 DNA region includes the following protein-coding sequences:
- a CDS encoding EAL domain-containing protein, with product MLSLILLAVLFPVTRLVSPAAIIDDEHIFLAWLPMGAILAVTLLFGWAAILPVFLSSLFSCYMFVGLDGLQSSAIALSLTLPVGLTSALMYSRKGRRWRYGILSRGLGQRLFWLCFFTPCCTKICMLIMGYLIPFPDAMAGYLGKGTMLVGITDILSLIASALIFTPLFYYPLRMLISPVFARSFWQMSIARNFRKEVRIYTVCWCLFLICFLLLFCIHSKTIFISSYLIPFLFIFFTHGIQRLTREFVSLMWVATSWALLSWNQGFLYGVQGDDALSFVLSAFISFTVCMLYMMQVYHRNERLRRVYLSLALTDPLTQLPNMRAMEQHIATWKQGALCCLRMNNLDFLSRHYGMMMRVHCKRVATRTMAPYLQEGELIFQLPGNELLMFLRGGDIEGRLSAKMALLNNRKIPWNNTLLDVEYSASWGAVSRPGPDELQRLLGQLSYLSELASTSGGVVGLDSQLEVVEGQTSAMVRMLRIVRETIEQDKLELYIQPIVNRKGAGYNEILTRIHYDGDIITPGEFMPVVAEFNLSVRFDMQVISRLVSWLSQYDRGGSDALFSVNLMPLTLMTKDVAANIVALFRRTGVPVSRVIIEVTEAQAFSDDDIPLENIRYLRRSGFRIAIDDFGTGYANYARLKNLEADIIKIDGSFIRDICVSNVDYLIVNSICQLAKARGLTVVAEFVESEEQRNLLLAMRVDYLQGYLLGKPRPLNSLC
- a CDS encoding NupC/NupG family nucleoside CNT transporter codes for the protein MSRVLHFVLALAVVALLALLVSHDRKKIRLRFVIQLLVIEVLLAWFFLHSEIGLGFVKGFSEMFEKLLGFANEGTNFVFGKMNDEGLAFFFLKVLCPIIFISALIGILQHIRVLPFVIRIIGTVLSKINGMGKLESFNAVSSLILGQSENFIAYKDILGKMSRNRMYTMAATAMSTVSMSIVGAYMTMLQPKYVVAALVLNMFSTFIVLSLINPYRVDASEENLQMSNIHEGQSFFEMLGEYILAGFKVAVIVAAMLIGFIALIAALNALFAAVLGISFQGILGYIFYPVAWIMGVPSSEALQVGSIMATKLVSNEFVAMMDLQKISAGLAPRTEGIVSVFLVSFANFSSIGIIAGAIKGLNEEQGNVVSRFGLKLVYGSTLVSILSASIAALVI
- a CDS encoding Nramp family divalent metal transporter encodes the protein MTNSRVVREEQVVPRKLRFALLGPAFIAAIGYIDPGNFATNIQAGARFGYQLLWVVIWANLMAMLIQLLSAKLGIATGKNLAEQIRDHYPRPVVWLYWIQAEIIAMATDLAEFIGAAIGFKLVFGVSLLQGAVLTGIATFLILMLQRSGQKPLEKVIGGLLLFVAAAYVVELVFSRPALTPLLRGVVIPALPGSEAVFLAAGVLGATIMPHVIYLHSSLTQHMHEGSLRERYRASRWDVGIAMTIAGFVNLAMMATAAAAFHFSGHQDVAELEQAYLTLAPLLSHGAAVVFGLSLVAAGLSSSVVGTLAGQVVMQGFVHFYIPLWIRRTLTMLPSFVVILLGLNPTRILVISQVVLSFGIALALVPLLKFTSDRLLMGELVNSKGIQWLGWGIVVLVVALNLWLVVQPFTG
- a CDS encoding DUF2502 domain-containing protein, with product MLRSLILAVFLLSAPVVTAYADEITLLPSIKLQIGDRDNYGNYWDGGRWRDRGYWHNHYHWRGDRWWRGGPPGRARGWDKHRAYERGYRDGWHDNRGRGRGHGHGHHH
- a CDS encoding alpha-keto acid decarboxylase family protein, encoding MKMQYTVADYLLDRLAECGVGHLFGVPGDYNLQFLDHVIASENLRWVGCANELNAAYAADGYARCRGMGALLTTFGVGELSAINGIAGSFAEYVPVLHIVGAPCLSVQQRGDCVHHTLGDGNFDHFRRMSEPVCCASASLTASNACREIDRVLSRMRQCRRPGYLVLPADVAVLPAIRVAQVFTAPAEAPAPQARLAEFQACARERIAHSQHMALLGDVLALRFGLQHTLRQWVMEYPLPHATLMMGKGLFDESRPGFVGTYSGAASPEPVRAAIEEADLVLCIGTLFTDTLTAGFTQQLLPEQTIDVQPQGTRIGQQWFSGISMAESVDILLRLCQQHHQHTPFVARAERAEAQALSGDSGGALDQTRFWQVVQHALLPGDIILVDQGTSAFGAANLRLPAGASFIVQPLWGSIGYSLAAAFGAQTAEPGRRVVLIVGDGAAQLTIQEMGSMLRDGQKPLILLLNNGGYTVERAIHGPHQPYNDIAAWNWTAIPHALQSAAQARCWRVEQTAQLEEVLHQLAAPQVLSLVEVILPPMDIPVLLSRVTRSLAACNGSEEG
- the glk gene encoding glucokinase, whose product is MTKYALVGDVGGTNTRLALCCLESGAISHIQTYSGLEYPSLEAAIQNYIAGQQVSISDGCIAIACPVTGDRVAMTNHNWAFSIAEMKRNLGFAHLEVINDFTAVSMAIPMLKPEDVIQFGGQAPQANKPIAVYGAGTGLGVSHLVHVEKRWVTLPGEGGHVDFAPNSEEEAQILEVLRSELGHVSAERVLSGPGLVNLYRAIVKADGRLPDNLQPKDITNRALDDSDTDCRRALSLFCVLMGRFGGNLALNLGTFGGVYIAGGIVPRFMSFFKASGFRGAFEDKGRFKAYVQDIPVFLITHPQPGLLGAGAWLRQTLGQVL